The stretch of DNA CATGGGGATGAATCCGGCCTCGCGGATGATGCGGCGGAGTTCTTGCTCGGTGGTGCAATTGCGCGTGCCGGCGGCAGCGACTACGTTCTCCTCGATCATGACGCTGCCCACATCGTTCCCGCCGAAGCGGAGGCCAATCTGTAGCATCTTGAGCCCTTGCGTGACCCAAGAGGCCTGAATGTTGTCGAAGTTGTCGAGAAAGATGCGGCTGATGGCGAGCGTCTTCAGGTAGTCCACCGAGGTGGCCTCGTCCCAGCCGCGCCCGCCGAGCGCGGTATGGTTCGGCTGGAAGGTCCAGGGGATGAAGGCGGTAAAGCCGCCGGTCTCTTCTTGCAGGCGGTAGATGCGGTCAAAGTGGTTCACGCGGTGGTGGAGCGTCTCGCCGCAGCCAAACATCATGGTGGCGGTGGTGCGCATGCCGAGCTGATGGGCGGTGCGATGCACCTCAAGCCATTCGGCGGTGGTGCACTTGAGCCGGGCGATTTTGAACCGGACTTCATCGTCGAGAATTTCAGCGCCGCCGCCGGGAATCGAATCGAGACCGGCATCCCGCAGCCGGGCAATCGTGTCGCGGAGCGGAAGCGCGGAAAGTTCAGCGATGTTGAGAACCTCCGGGGCGGAAAGGCAGTGGAGATGAATGCGGGGAAAGCGGCGCTTGATGGACCGGAAAAGGTTTTCGTACCACTCGATGCGAAGGTCGGGGTGGAGCCCGCCCTGCATCAGTACGCCGGTTCCGCCCAGGTCGAGAGTCTCCTGGATTTTCTCGAAGATCGTCTCAAAGGGCAGGAGGTAGCCGTCCTTCGAGCCCATCGGCCGGTAGAAGGCGCAGAAGGTGCAGTACTCGGTGCAAAAATTCGTGTAGTTGATGTTGCGGTCCACGATGTAGGTGACGATGTTGCCCGGGTGCTTCTTTTTGCGAACGGCGTCGGCCGCCATGCCGATGCCGATGAGATCGTCGGAGCGGAAAAGCTCGAGCGCCTCGTTTGATTTTGCTGTCGTCGCCGCCAGCATGGAATTCTCAAGCCTCCC from Candidatus Acidiferrales bacterium encodes:
- the mqnC gene encoding cyclic dehypoxanthinyl futalosine synthase, with the translated sequence MLAATTAKSNEALELFRSDDLIGIGMAADAVRKKKHPGNIVTYIVDRNINYTNFCTEYCTFCAFYRPMGSKDGYLLPFETIFEKIQETLDLGGTGVLMQGGLHPDLRIEWYENLFRSIKRRFPRIHLHCLSAPEVLNIAELSALPLRDTIARLRDAGLDSIPGGGAEILDDEVRFKIARLKCTTAEWLEVHRTAHQLGMRTTATMMFGCGETLHHRVNHFDRIYRLQEETGGFTAFIPWTFQPNHTALGGRGWDEATSVDYLKTLAISRIFLDNFDNIQASWVTQGLKMLQIGLRFGGNDVGSVMIEENVVAAAGTRNCTTEQELRRIIREAGFIPMQRDTLYRTMFLK